ccagaatgggatatttttgcagagctgattttggcaagttaaaaagggtgttgttttacactaccattgagaatttttaatcaaagtatattagatattagagacttttcattaagaccctaaagaatcatgtcaacttgcggaaaatgggcatccgatgacccctttaagtacaGTTGTAAAAGGGGTGTAAAACTTGTCGAAAGCTTGCCCACTTTTGACCGAACCACTGTTTTTGTTCGAACCACTGATGATCATTAAACGTAGCGAGCACAATGTTCCACCACTCCTGACTTCTAGTGCAAATCCACAGTGTTTGAGTCTTGAGGCTACGATTGCTAAAACGAAAGCGGCTGCTCtctgcatttttctcttttgtctAATTATACGAACGTGTGAAATTTGTCTGAGCTTAATAGTGGTGCATGATAACTTTACAACGCTAGGTGTAAATGGGTATGTGTCtccattgtccacttgtgatctgATCAACCAAAACGCATCTTAATACCAAGTGTAAACAGGGTGACAGAGATCCGACGTTTCTTGTAGTTAGCCACCAGGTTTGCACACATCTCAGGAGGGATTTTGTCCCACTCCGCTTTGAAGATCCTCTCCAAGTCATTTTTTGAAGCTGACATTTGGCAACTCGAACCTTCAGCTCATcacagattttctatgggattaAGATCTGGAGGGCTAGGCCACTCTGGGACCTTAATGTGCTTGTTCTTGAGCCACTCCTATTCTGCCTTGTCcatgtgtttcgggtcattgtcatgctggAATACCCATCCACAACCCATTTTCAAAGCCTTGGCCATGACAGTACATGGCCCCGTCCATCGCCCCTTCAGTCCTTCATGGCGTAGTGTGTTACCAATTGTTTTCTTGGTGACTATGGTCCCAGCTGCCTTGAAATCATTGACAAGATCTTCCCGTGTAGTTCTGGGCTGATTCCTCACCAGTCTCATGATTGTTGAAACTCCACGAGGTGAGATCTTGCATGGATCCCCAGACCGAGGGAGACTGAcggttattttgtgtttcttccATTTGCGAATAACCACACCAACTGTTGTCGCCTTCTCACCAAGCTGCTCAGCGATGGTCTTGGAGGCCATTTCAGCCTTGTGTAGGTCTACAGTCTTGTCCCTGTCATCCTTGGACAGCTCTTTGGTTTTGGCCATACTTTTAAGAGAGTGCTCCTAATCTCGGCTCAatacctgtataaaagacacctgggAACCAGAAATCTTGCTGATTGATATATAGgggatcaaatacttatttcactcattaaaatgcaaatcaatttataactttttttgaaatgcgttttgttgttattcggtctcactgttcaaatatacctaccatttaaaatatagaacatttctttgtcagtgggcaaacgTACAAAATCAACAGgggatcaaataatttttttcctcactgtATACTGATGTCTGCGTTTGATCTGATTTTAGAAAAAGGAAGAGAAAGAGGAAGCAGACAACATTGCCCTCTGCACTGATCTGAATTACTCCATCGAGAAATATCAGGTACTGAGATTATGTACATGTTCTTGAAGCACTAGGATCATGAAGTCATTTCTGAACACttttttataaagtttatttGGTATTACTGTATTGATTAACATCAAAAGATAATTAGAAATCTTCAAACTACTGGATGATGTAATTTGTATTTTCCTTTCTCATAACAGACTCAGGAGATGAATATACACAAGCATGTGCAACAGATCATCCAGGACACAAtgaagaaaaatacagaaataaaacactCTGGAATTAAAATGTGCAAAGTGAGTCTTGCAACATATTAttcagttgttttaaaatacactgccctccaagagtttgaaaacacccctggcaaagtgtggttttggacgatatcagcataaatccttatcattttttggtgcaaatacattaaagtaacttgacattatcattgaaggccagcaataataattttcattttgattacataataatggcaatatacgCATGTCacagtcagacatgcccctttgccagctgtgatgcctggttactggtttaaacttggcctaTTTTTGGTTctgcacaccttaatagcttcaacagctgattgccaattaagtttagaatacaatgaatttaggcccagattatgcagagctgtaatagctgctgatggtggatattttgatgaatcgaaaatttacgttttttctatgtataaactgtttatgtaataaaatatgttttcgtagtttgtgttgtcccttatcagtgcaaaattatcacaaattaaaaaggattcatgccaatattgtccaaaaccccacttttctagggcgtttccaaactgttggagggcagtgtattatattttattatattatattgatgtCTGTGTTTAATCTGATTTTAGAAAGAGGGGGCTTACAACACTGAGCTCTGCACTGATCTGGATTACTCCCCATTCTTGTACATGTATTCTTGAAGCACTATGAAGGATCAGACaatcctcaaatgcaaactgtgtgttttgCTTCAAGAGAACAGctatacatttgtgttgtgttttactttcttttttattattattcttcattTGTGATgtgatctaggaaaacccaacacatggtaaaatctgaccttttttaggttttgatatcatatgtgactctggaccataaaaccagtcttaagtcactggggtatatttgtagcaatagccaaaaatacattgtatgggtcaaaattattttttttttatgccaaaaatcattagaatattaagtaaagatcatgtttcatgaagatttttttgtaaaattaccgtaaatatataaaaactttttgattagtaatatgcattagtaagagcttcatttggacaactttaaaggtgattttctcaatatttttatttttttgcaccctcagattccatatattaaaatagttgtatctctgccaaatattgtcctatcctaacaaaccatgcaccaatggaaagcttatttatgcaggtttcagatgatgtataaagctcagttttgaaaaattaacccttatgactggttttgtggtccagggtcacatatgaaagCTGGGCTCAACCCTTTCCAAAGTTGGCTGATAGCGACGATTTTTTCAGGaacagaattttgagaaaaatggcttaaagtgagacggctttcactttcactttatgggtttaacgagagctgtctgtcaagttaggagTGCTAtgctgcatcattacacaaccAGACTAATGTCTCTTTTCCGTTGTTTATCACGTGCATAGTCTCCCAACTTTTGATCgcccattttatgtttagatagcacaAATGCAGCGTACCTTGTAGTAAAAGCGAGTgcagcgcaactgttcgcgcactgtgtttaaaacagactgtcatcagACTCCTCCTCTtcagtaacttcatcatccgatccttcatctctggatgtgaaacaGTCCATTATAATAtcgtttagggcactgacatcactaAGATTTAGCAGACTGAGAtttcccagatcgcatcacatttattcttcattcatttattcatttataatcattaaccatttaatcattttattattccatttaaccatatatcatttataataatcattatagtcTTTTATATATCCATttcattgattaattaattgattattcatttacattgttatattgttgtttttttttatattttttccattgttgtttagtcttatgactgtgtgGTTTCAAGGGCTGTTTTTCTTCATGGATAAGAGATACGAGGGAATGTTTATggaaactcaaggtttatggCATGTTGTTGTGAAGCAGTTTGGTATAACAAAACTTGTTAGGTTTGTGTTCTTCAGACGAAGTCTGAGCATTAAGACATACAcaactaagactattcaataaactctgctcaTAACCATATGCATAACCAACTTTATGAGAAACATGTATAGGCTGAAGAGTGTAATAAGTGGCTTCCTTTTATTAGTGTTTGTTTATGGAATGACTTGTCAATATCTTGTTCAAAGTTAAGTCAGGAAAACAAGTTTTTCCAAACAGTGGTTAGATAGAAGAATTGTTTAAGAAACTGGTTTggaaatgttcattattactttGAAATCACTGTTTAATTTTAGCTGCTTTGGATTTTATGGTCTTGTTTATTGACTTTGTAACCATATCATTTGAAAACTATTGTAATCTTGTTGACTAAATAAATTCTAAGGATCATGTTGCTGTCCACTGACTTTTGTAAGTACACATAAAAGTCCTACAagactttaaataataatggtaTAGTAATTTGAATGACTGAATAAAGCAGAGAATCTGTCTTAGTCCAGAAAAGGGCTATTGGTTTATACAACgtcaattatatattttaaaaatttttatttaaactatacattttacaaaaaaacttaatattctataataatctttgttttttcagtggaGAGTAAGTCGAAGTCGTGTTTAAATCAAAGACAAACATCATCTTTCATGTGCACGCAAGATTTATCAAAGGACTTGAACTAAGGAAAGTTTATGACCATTGTAAAAATCTATGTTATCACACCACACCTTTATCATCtgcatcataaaaatatttgaatacatGTATTCCAAAAgatgtttaattatttgttataatttatttacttatttttaactttctgAATTTTATTTGTCCACTACTATCAGTTCGTACTGATGCATTGAGTTTGTGGCATCTGTGGCATGTATGAAGGCTCATTGACGGCATGTACTCTGACCCTGACTGATGAACACTTCCTGTAGACGTGCATTCCAGCAGGCAGTAGAGAGAAAGCAGCCATGAAGCTCAGCACTGCTGCCACAATGACCTTAGACACTGTGGCTGAGGAGCGACGGATGAAACTGGGACGAGGAGTGGACCTGTCTTTCTTGATCACATCATCATCACTATAATACAGAAAACATATAACTTAAAGAGAGACCCAACTGACACAGAAACACGTTGTGTTTTGAGTTCTGTAACTGCTGACATGTTCTGATgcagataaaaacatttaaattttagaataaaaagaTTAGACAAACCTTTCAATGAATGTGCCTGCATTTAGATGGTCAGCTGCCTTCTGTCTTGATGTAGTAGGAGctaaatcagaatatttacatattctgTTGTCTGGGCAGAAAATGAAACCCTCATAACCAGACACCTACATAATTTAGAGAcaaagttataacaaataaaaagtcaTTATGCTTAACCTACAGGGTTTAAATAaggtttatttaaaaagttctgAGATAACCAATGAGTTTCTCACTAACCTCAATGCTCTTTCCTGCTGGACAATCCAACCAATCAGAACCCATCACCTGAATTTGATATTTGTTTATTCCAGTGCATCTGTGTCTGTAACAGTGACCTGCCACTGGTGCACTAGCAGATGCATTATTCTAATGAAGGAAGgataaagattttttaaaaattaaaacagcctttaaaagtGAATCTGGTATCGTAAAACTGCTTTGACAtcttaaaacatttctaaataattttGTTCATAAATGTGAGCACGTGTGGTACCAGTCTGGTGAGGTTGGATATGAAACAGCGGCTGTCTGAGCCATATATCTCTCCACTCCCTTCAGTCAGTCCACTCCTCTCATTCTCCTCTTTCCAGCATTCACTCTAATGAAGATAAGTGGCAATACACAAAGTTTCTGAGAAGTTTTGTTAAGATGACAACAAAGTGAGAGACTTGTGAAAGAGAAATAGAACTCTAAACAGAGCACAGAACACTTACAGCATTTGCTAGGGGTTTGAAAATGTGGCAGCCATCCAGATACTGATCAGTGACACACTCCCCCTTGTGGAAGTGAAGGTAATGACATCCCAATCCACTGGGAAAGAAACAGTGGACACTTTTACTAAATGTACTCTAAAattagatcaaataaaataaaacaatttttaaaaatattttaccaacTTTACAAAAGCTACAATTTTTTAACAAGCCcacttttctctttttcttttttctttttttgcaaacaaaaagtattctcaaaattaaggttgaaccactgatgtcacatgaactattttaacaatgtccttactaccgtTCTTGGTCTTGAACATGGTATttctgttgctgtctatgcagggtcagaaagctgtggtatttcatcaaaaatatctaaatttgtgtttcaaagatgaatgggcttacaggtttggaatgacatgagggtgagtaattaatgacagaatttaatttttttgcgtgaactatccctttaaatacatgtaattaatcaaaagagcattttttgtttgattaCCTGTCTGTGCAAAAGAAAGTTGAATTGTGACAGGTAGAGACAGATCCAAACTGATGGCCTTCACctaaaacacacagaaacacatcaGGAATGGTAAATCAGTGAATTTGCAAGTACAAGGTTTGACTCCGGACTCAACAAGTGCATAATATTTATAaggataagtccacttccagaacaaaaatttacagataatgttctcacccccttgtcatctatgatgttcatgtattttttcaacagccgtaaagaaatagttttttgaggaaaaacatttcagtatttttctccatataatggactgttatggtgccccgagtttgaacttctaaaatacaaatgcggcttcaaatgatcccaaatgcagtcgtaaacgatcccagcctaggaagaagtgtcttatctagcgaaacgatctgttattttcatttaaaaaatacaatttaaatactttttaatctcaaacgctcgtcttgtcatGCTCtacctgaactctgtgtattctggttcaagacagttagggtatgttgaaaaactccaatcgtattttctccctcaaattcaaaaatcatttcaaaatcatcctacatcactgcagaagttccgacacagtctttgcaaagtgaacatgcaaagatgatcaaacaccctcaacaaaaaaggtagaacatgagatggtagtttttcgacatgtcgaagtggacttctttaacgCATGTCAGCTGAATGGACTCAACAGTGGATGCTTTACCTTCTCCCCACACCAGGCTCTGAGCTCGACTGAGGTTCACTGAATACCAGCCTGTGTCCTGGAGGGCAGCGAGTGTGATGGGATCGATGCGTATCAGTGACGGCTCCACCAGTAAAGCTGCCATGATGGAACCCTGAAGCACACGAGCCTCCCAGTGTGATGAGAGACCATCTGAACCAGCATCCTGAGAGGAAGAAAGACAGGAAGTCTTTGAGTATTTCATCTGCGTTTTACATTAGACTGTTTGTACCAAGTATAAATAGCAACTCATGGCATtgtatttacactaagtgcaaacagTGAAAGATGCTGTTCAAAGTATAAAGGAAAATACGTAGTAACAAAAAAGTGGTAATCACTAAGTGCTGAGTTGATGCTATAGTAGTGTCTTGTTTGAAATGAGTACCTTGTTCTCTAATGGAGCTCCAAGGTCAGTGTGGGTAGAGTTGAGGTGTTTTTGCATTTCTCTGATCACAGTAGGAGAATACAGTCTAGCTTGGCCCATCTCATCTGTGCTGGTCAGCTGGCCATGAGACCAACAGTCAATGCCAGCTTCATAACACACACATGAAAAAATTACCAGCAAATGCAGGGTTACGATAAACACCGTAACTCTAATATATatctatttaattatatatagaacatttagaaaaataatgcaGTGTTACTTACCCTGAGAAGAGAGGGAACAATCCTTCCATCGGCCGAAGAGATCTTTACTGAAGCCCAACACATGGAACAGCTCATGGATCACTGTCTGTACcgaaacaaaataacaaagagtgaatgctgtaatctacatttttttttaaattaattatcaGTAACTACAATTCACTTTACTCAGTCACACTCGCTGTCACCTGCACAAAGTGCTCATGTGTGTATCTTTCCATACTGAGTGTCTCTCTACAGATGATCATAGTTCCAGCAAGAGGACGTCCCTCTGAATCTGTCTGACAGTGAGCAGCATAAGCCAGTATACTAGACTGAAGAGACAGACATTTTGAGAAAGCCCACATTTTCTCCTCTAGTGAAGATCAATTTTTTCAGAAAGGACACTTGACTTTATTACTTGCCTAtggaaaaatgttgaaaaactgtCATGATTTAAAAGGAAATATGTTACAGACATTATATTACAACCTGCATTAATAATATCTCAGTGCACTCAGACTGGGACatgacaaatattaaaataaaatcatcattttatCTCATATATACAtgaccagtcaaaagtgtttgaactgtacgatttttaatgttttttaaagaagtctcatgctcaccaagcctgcatttatttgatccaaagtacagcaaaaacagtaaaattctgagttttttactatttaaaatatctgttttctatttgaatatattaaaaaatgtaatttattcctgtgatttcaaggctgaatttttagcatcattactccagtcacatgatcctttagaaatcatactaatattctgatttgctgctcgaatgactccaagcttttgaatagtacagtgtataatgttacaaaagctttttatttcagataaatgctgatctttggatctttctactcttcaaagaatcctgaaaaaaaatgtactcaactgttttaaatattgattaaaataaaaaaatgtttcttgaacagcaaatcatgtAAATCACatggaaggatcatgtgacactgaatactggagtaatgatgctgaaaatttagctttgctcaccggaatttattaatttgaaaatatattcaaataaaaagcagttattttaaatagtttaaaaaacacacaatagttgttgtattttggaagaacagcagaagaaaattaaaaaaaaaaaaaaaaaatctcttactgttcaaaaacatttgactggtagcgtatacatacaaatttatttatttttttacttagtaaaaaacagttttatagaaagaccatttttacatttttcagccAAGCCCAGCACTTAAATTTCATTACCTGCTTGTGCAAAACATGGGTAGCACATTCTCatgaaaaagagaaatatatACAGATCCGAGAGAAATAGCTCTACCTCTGCTCGACATTTATCTGTACTGTGAGTAAACACATAAAGCAGAAAGTCGGTGTCAGCAACTCCCGTCCCCTCTGGCTTCAGCACTGTCGGGTCTGGATGCTCAGGATGTGGATAAACAGCACAGCCATTCAGGTGTTCATCTGGCATCTGTAAACAGCCAAGACGGAGCAATAAGAGCAATATTGTGAGTAATGTGTGCTTATGTATGAAAAGACTCACAATTACGCCAAGGCAGGTCTCGAATCTGTAGTTCTCATTGGCTCTGCCACATCTGAGGAGAATGACATATAGTTGactaataatacattttgaaaattcatattattatttatagaagAAAACAAATGACAGAGCTCCTACAAACAGTAGAAGAGCCAGAGAAGAAGACATGTAAAACATACTTCATGTGGTTAACAGTGCTGCTGTTTCTCCAGATGAATTTGCAGTATTTGTTTATGTCTCTGTTCAGCAGCAAACTATGTGGAACTCGCCTCACTATGAACAAACATCCACATAGACTTACTAAAGAAGAAAATATGGGGTAAATCCAAATTTATGTCTCACTATACTTGTTTAGTCTGTACTTCACATAAAACAGCCACACACCTGACAGTAAATTGGAAATTTCGCTCACAGCATCATCAAGTGCGCTCATTAATCTCTCTCGCTCCCATTCTGTGAGGGCGGGGCTTTCCGAAGGGATCCAggccttgattctgattggttgtaaATCCGTCATAGATTCCACACGTCTTTCTGCTCTCTGATGTTTAGAACTGCGTGGGGCTGGATTTTCCTGTGACGCAGTTTCACTCAAGGACCGATGAGCAAAGGCGTATTGACCAGTGGGCGGGGACACAACTTTGATTGATCTCTGAACTTGGTCAAAGATGCACTTCCCCAAAGTACATGGAAACCTCGGCAGCAGTAATATGCCAATAGAAACGCAAAGTGCAAAAGGCATGATCAACTATAGTATAGAAGACAAAGAAAAGCacaattatttgaataaataatttacaaatgtttaaaaaatattaagattacaaaaatgcattgtacatacttttttaaatctaatattaacTAACGTTAATTATAAACTTAAACAAGGACACAAATTGTCTTCGAAAAAGAGTACCTAAATGTAAGACGAATTAACACCACCGTTCAAATGTTTAGGGTTAGTAAATTTTACTAATTTATCCtaatttacttttcttttttttattttctgtggaaaccgtgatacatATTTCCGGGACTccttgatgaatataaagtaataaaaataataatcaaaataatgcccttgttaaataattactttaaaagttcaaactttttaatgacagtgtacactaccagtcaaaagtttttgaacagtgagatttttaatgttttaaaagcagtctcttctgctcaccaagcctgtttttatttatttatctaaattacaacaaaaacagtaaaatttagaactatttttgctatttaaaataactgttttctatttgaatatattttaaaatgtaatttagttcTGTGAtcgttttcagcataattactccagtcttcagtgtcacacaatccttcaaaattattctaatatgctggtttgcttattgttattattattatttatatcaatatttataacagttgagtacatttttttcaggattctttaatgaatagaaagatccaaaaatcagcatttatctgaaataaaaagcttttgta
The sequence above is a segment of the Labeo rohita strain BAU-BD-2019 chromosome 7, IGBB_LRoh.1.0, whole genome shotgun sequence genome. Coding sequences within it:
- the LOC127168611 gene encoding ciliated left-right organizer metallopeptidase isoform X1 — its product is MLLIMPFALCVSIGILLLPRFPCTLGKCIFDQVQRSIKVVSPPTGQYAFAHRSLSETASQENPAPRSSKHQRAERRVESMTDLQPIRIKAWIPSESPALTEWERERLMSALDDAVSEISNLLSVRRVPHSLLLNRDINKYCKFIWRNSSTVNHMKCGRANENYRFETCLGVIMPDEHLNGCAVYPHPEHPDPTVLKPEGTGVADTDFLLYVFTHSTDKCRAESSILAYAAHCQTDSEGRPLAGTMIICRETLSMERYTHEHFVQTVIHELFHVLGFSKDLFGRWKDCSLSSQAGIDCWSHGQLTSTDEMGQARLYSPTVIREMQKHLNSTHTDLGAPLENKDAGSDGLSSHWEARVLQGSIMAALLVEPSLIRIDPITLAALQDTGWYSVNLSRAQSLVWGEGEGHQFGSVSTCHNSTFFCTDSGLGCHYLHFHKGECVTDQYLDGCHIFKPLANASECWKEENERSGLTEGSGEIYGSDSRCFISNLTRLNNASASAPVAGHCYRHRCTGINKYQIQVMGSDWLDCPAGKSIEVSGYEGFIFCPDNRICKYSDLAPTTSRQKAADHLNAGTFIESDDDVIKKDRSTPRPSFIRRSSATVSKVIVAAVLSFMAAFSLLPAGMHVYRKCSSVRVRVHAVNEPSYMPQMPQTQCISTN
- the LOC127168611 gene encoding ciliated left-right organizer metallopeptidase isoform X2, with the translated sequence MLLIMPFALCVSIGILLLPRFPCTLGKCIFDQVQRSIKVVSPPTGQYAFAHRSLSETASQENPAPRSSKHQRAERRVESMTDLQPIRIKAWIPSESPALTEWERERLMSALDDAVSEISNLLSVRRVPHSLLLNRDINKYCKFIWRNSSTVNHMKCGRANENYRFETCLGVIMPDEHLNGCAVYPHPEHPDPTVLKPEGTGVADTDFLLYVFTHSTDKCRAETDSEGRPLAGTMIICRETLSMERYTHEHFVQTVIHELFHVLGFSKDLFGRWKDCSLSSQAGIDCWSHGQLTSTDEMGQARLYSPTVIREMQKHLNSTHTDLGAPLENKDAGSDGLSSHWEARVLQGSIMAALLVEPSLIRIDPITLAALQDTGWYSVNLSRAQSLVWGEGEGHQFGSVSTCHNSTFFCTDSGLGCHYLHFHKGECVTDQYLDGCHIFKPLANASECWKEENERSGLTEGSGEIYGSDSRCFISNLTRLNNASASAPVAGHCYRHRCTGINKYQIQVMGSDWLDCPAGKSIEVSGYEGFIFCPDNRICKYSDLAPTTSRQKAADHLNAGTFIESDDDVIKKDRSTPRPSFIRRSSATVSKVIVAAVLSFMAAFSLLPAGMHVYRKCSSVRVRVHAVNEPSYMPQMPQTQCISTN